The sequence TATTTGGCACCCAATTACCTTTTGCATCGGTTACGATGGCAGTGACCCCATTAGTTGCCACACCATTTGCCGGTGAGTTATCCGGCTTAATGACCAAATTGGCGTCGGTAATTTCTGCGGTTGTGCCATCGGCTTTAAAGGTGGTCTGTTTGTCAGTCCCTTTGCCATTTACGCTAGCCGTAACGGTATAAGTACCCGCTTTATTACTGGTTATCGTAGCCTTCACTATACCCTTTGTATCCGTTTTAGCTTTTACGGGAGAAATAGCTGCATCATCACTGACCTTAAATATCACCTCAGTATTTGGTACCGGATTACCTTTTGCGTCCGTTACGATGGCAGTGACCCCATTAGTTGCCACACCATTTGCCGGTGAATTATCCGGCTTAATGACCAAATTGGCGTCGGTAATTTCTGCGGTTGTGCCATCGGCTTTAAAGGTGGTCTGCTTGTCAGTCCCTTTGCCATTTACACTAGCCGTAACGGTATAAGTACCCGCTTTATTACTCGTTATCTCGGTAATTGCTTTACCTTCGCTATCGGTTTTAACTTTTTGCTGCTTAATTGTCGCTTCACCACTGACCGCAAATGTCACCTCGGTATTTGGCACCCAATTACCTTTTGCATCGGTTACGATGGCAGTGACCCCATTAGTTGCCACACCATTTGCCGGTGAGTTATCCGGCTTAATGACCAAATTGGCGTCGGTAATTTCTGCGGTTGTGCCATCGGCTTTAAAGGTGGTCTGTTTGTCAGTCCCTTTGCCATTTACGCTAGCCGTAACGGTATAAGTACCCGCTTTATTACTGGTTATCGTAGCCTTCACTATACCCTTTGTATCCGTTTTAGCTTTTACGGGAGAAATAGCTGCATCATCACTGACCTTAAATATCACCTCAGTATTTGGTACCGGATTACCTTTTGCGTCCGTTACGATGGCAGTGACCCCATTAGTTGCCACACCATTTGCCGGTGAATTATCCGGCTTAATGACCAAATTGGCGTCGGTAATTTCTGCGGTTGTGCCATCGGCTTTAAAGGTGGTCTGCTTGTCAGTCCCTTTGCCATTTACACTAGCCGTAACGGTATAAGTACCCGCTTTATTACTCGTTATCTCGGTAATCGCTTTACCTTCGCTATCGGTTTTAACTTTTTGCTGCGTAAGTTTCGCTTCACCACTGACCGCAAATGTCACCTCAATATTCGGCACCTGGTTACCTTCAGCATCAGTCACTATCGCAGTAACAACATTGGCGGTTTTGCCATCTGCTGGTGAGTTATTGGGATTGATCAGTAAATTGCCGGCTGTAATTTGTGCCGTTTTCTCATCAGCTATAAAGGTGGTCTGTTTGTGGGTCGCTTTATTATTCACTTTAGCAGTAACAGTATAAGCACCGGCTTTTCTACTGGTTACCGTAGCCTTTGCTTGACCATCATTACCGGTTCTTCCTATTACTGTATTGATTAATGCACCATTACTAACGGTAAAAGCCACATCAACGTTAGGTACCAGATTACCATGTTCATCGGTTACCTTGGCTGTGGCCCCATTAGTTGCTATGCCGTTTGCTGGCGCATTATCAGAAGTGATCAACAAATTACTATCGGTAATAACAGCCGTTGAAGTATCTGCAACAAAATTAACCTTTTGCTGTTGAGTTGAATTGTTAATGCTTGCCGTAATAGTAGATCCAACCGCTGTTTTATTAGTGATCTCAAACTTGGCTTCTCCATTAGCGTTCGTATCGACGTTCTTCGATGCAGGCATCGCTCCATTATCTGCCTTAAATACTACACTTACATTTGGCACCAAATTACCATTTGCATCAGTGACTACCGCCTTTAACTGATTTTGTGCTTTACCATCGGCTAATTGATTATCTTTTAATATAATCAAATTACCTTTTTTAATGCTCATCGTGTCGCGATCCGCTTCTAGCAGCACAGTTACTGGCTTAACTTTCAACACTGAACCATTAATTTTAACGTTAAAGGTACTTTGTCCAGCAGTGGTGCCGGTTAATTCGGCGCTATAAACACCTTTAGCAGTCTCATTTATGTTATTAATGTGACTATTAGCCAAACTAGTGCTAAAGGTCACTTTATCACCACTAATAGGATTGCCCTGCGCATCCTTCAGTTCAAGTTTTAAGTTAGCTACCGCTTTACCATTGGCCACAATAGTTGCGGGTTGTGCGGTTAATAATGATTTTTCTGCACTTGGACGGCCAGTGACAAAGGTAACCGACTGCTTTTCTTCCTTACCATTAACTGCAGCGGTAATTTCACTTTTACCCGCTTTAGTATTGGTAACGCCAATAATCAGTTCTCCACGTTGATTAGTATTCGCGCTTCCACTATTGTCAATTATTGCGCCATCGGTGGCGGTCAGAATAATGGGCATATCCGCAACTGTATTACCATGTTTATCAGTTACTAATGCATACAGCGTATTCTTTTCTTTACCATCGGCTAATGCTTTATCCCTGGTAACAGTTAATTTGGCAACCTCAGCTGAATTACGATCCGCGCTGAATTTGAGCGCGCTATGTTTATAATTGCCGTTTTCCATTGTTGCGGTGATCTTGCCTTCGCCCGCCACTTTACTGGTTATATAAATAACCGCTTTTCCTTGGCTATCAGTAGTTGCTGTTATCCCCTTTCCATTGCTAGCACTTTGAGTACCGCTAAACAATGTTGTACCCGATTGACCATCTGACTGTTTTAAACCATCGACATGGAAAGTAATAACTTGTTGAGGTAATGGTTGTCCATGTTCATTAGTGATCACGGCAGTAGTGGTAAAACGATCCTGATTATTTGCAGGTAAAGTTGCATTAGGCTCGACAATCAAATCATTAACCACATTCTTAGAAGGTTTTACTCGTATTATGGTCGTGGCTCTGTTCGATTCATTGTCATTATTATCTATCCCCACCGCACTGATTTGATATTCTTGCGCAGCATTACTTTGTGTCTTATAAACATAAGCCGGTAAAATAATTTCCAATTGGGTTGGTGAAATAACCTTATAATTACCACCATTAGCGAGAAAATTAGCGGGAACTGTCCAGTTGATGGTTTTTAAACCATATTTGGTTTTATTGATGGTAGCAGAAACAATCACTGTTTCTTTTGCTTCCGCTCGCATTTCAGCGGGCAACGAAATATTAATTAATTCCTGTTTGCGATATTGCATAACAATATCATAATTTCGATCGACAAAATCATACTTATTACCAACCAAACTACGCATGACATCAACCGCATCAGGATCTAATTGCTGTGCTAAAGGCACGCCAAAGCGATAAATAATATCCATACCAACCATAGTGTCATTACGGTCACCGGCCGCATGCTCCCCTTTCAAGGTTATTAATGGTACGGGCGTGTAATTTATCCCTAATGTCAATGCATAAGGATCGTCTTTTAATTTATCAGGATCAACACCGGTACCAAGATGGACACCTTTGCCAAAATATTTTTCATATTTGATACTACCACCCAGTTTAGGGTAAGTCGGTAAATAGGCTTCTGCGCGAACATCAAAGCCGGTTGCTGGACGCTCATCATAATCATCCATTATAAATATCTTTGATTGGTGCCAATCAGTTAAGCCAAAATAGCCATTAGCCGCTAATTTCAGATAATCTGTCCAAGCTTCACCACCTAGACCTAAGCGGGCATTACCTCCGGTGTAATCATAGTCATAGAAAGTATTAATGCCATACATCCAATCGCCCCAATATTGACGATAACCTAAACCCAAATTTAAAGTATTTCTGTCTTTATTTGTTCTTAATCCTAATTGGGTAAAAAGCAAACTATTTATGCTATCTATAACAGGTAATAAAAAATCTCCAGTAAATGTTCTATCGCTGCTGATAGAAACACGGGCAGTACCATACTGACTTAACCAATCGTTAAGTCGCTGATTAACCAACCCTTCGCCAATATTTTTTGCATAACCGATAGAAGCATCAACTGCATTTCTATTGGCTAAAATATTGCCAACCTGGCTGGCAATGGAAGCCAAAGCTTGATCTGTATTGTCTTCTGCGGAAGTTTCAGCTCCACCTAAATTAGGTAAAATAGGATTAATTGTCTCGGTGCTGTTAGCCTTGATTTCAAGACTGGGTGGCATTTCTAACGGATAATGTCCTGAACTCAAGCGTTCAGAGGGAAATAGAGAGGTTTCTCCCTGAGATGACGATGTTAAACTCTCTTTAGTAACGATATTATCATGCTCTTTGGCATCATTCATCAGGGATTAAATACCTGAGATAGTATCAGCCATCTCAGCATTTTCGACTGCATTAGCTATTGAGGTAGAAAAAAAAAGGAGGGGAGAAAATAATTGTATTAAAAGTAACCACCACGCTATTATTTTTTTTCCCTTCCATGAAAACTGTGGCATAAGTAATTTACTCTAATATGTACATTCATAGTAAGAAACCACCTTCAGTTAATTAAAGGTGGTAGAATAAGAATAATATTTAAATACTTGATAACGCTTTAACTTTTTCTTTTACGCTTTGAAAACCTGAGAATTGAACTTTTGAGCATAGCGTGTCTAATTTAGTACTTAGGGTCATAGATAATAATTCTTTTGAATCTTTATCCATAATATTTTTATTAACATTTAAAAACGTATAATCCCTGCTAATTTTATTATAATCATTGGAATATTGTTGGTATTTACCGCCATTCGCTTCTTTTAAAAAATTAAAACGGTCAACACATTCATTATTTGACGAGGCAATAGTAATACCATCAAATAACATACCTTTTTTTTCTATATAATTTCGTGCAGGAATACTACTTTGGTTATTGACAATAGTCGCGCCATTTTTATTAGTTTGACTCGCTGTTTTATCATTTAATTTATTATTCATCTTTTTTGACACAGGTACAGAACAAGCATTTAATAAAAACATAGCACCAAATACTAAAGCGCACTTTTGGAAATTAACATTCATAACAAAGCCTTTATTCAATTACGTAGCTAATTAACAAGCTCCATTAAGGAGCCATTTCGAGTGATCCAAACTAATAATTCAGTACTACACAACATCATAAAAATGATAGAAAAAAGTAGTACTAGTTTTTTAATAAAAAAAGATAATCGTTTCGACATATAAAAGTGAATCCTTAAAATTTTATTAATAATAAAGTTAAGTAAAAATTCTCACTTTTAATAAAGTAAAATATCGAATAACTATTAGTCATAGATAAACTATATTTATTAATAATTTGATAGTGGTTGAATTATATTCAAATATAAATTATTTAAATTTTTAAACAAAAATTATTCTCATCAAATAGATGATTAGATTAAAGTATGAACTAAAACAAAAAAACAAGAAAAAATTCTATAAGTTAAGCTTGTAATGAGTGAAATGATATATATAAATATTAAAACGGCAAATCGTTTTAATCGATCATAAGTCAAATATTAATAGATAACAGCTATCAATTATTAACTTATGATCGTTTTCCCAATGGATTAAATTAATAAAAATCAATAAGATATAAAAAATGAAAACATTTAGATACATATTTAATTATAGTTTAACTATACAGAGATTACAAAATTACATATTATTCGCTTTAAAACGAATATAGAAAATAAAATTAAATGATATTGCAAAATAAATCATTATGAATACAACTAAATAAAAACAACTTAATAACAAATTGACTTTGAATATTCTCAATAATGACCAGGTATTGAATATGATAATTTACACGCTATACATTAATAATCACTAAACGAATATTTTATTTAATCGATTTGGAAACATACTTAATATATGGAAATATAACCTACTGATTGGTATTTTTTATTATACTAATTGTCTTATTCTATTTTGTGCCTGAAACTAACGGAAAAGTTTCTCTTATAAAAGGAAAATTGGAGCCATAAGGCTCCATTTTTTTTATCTATTGTTACAAATATAAATATAGACACATAATTTTAAAATAATTCTACAATATCATTAAAATTTATTATTAATAATTTATTTACATCGCTATTTTATAAATAGCCTATCGGACTAAATAGCTAATTTCTCTAATCTCAGTTTTTATTAATTTATTACATAAATAATTAACATAAATTTCACTTATTTTACTGAAAAGTTTATTTTAGCAAATAATCCATTATCTTTAATGCTTGATATTTTGTTATCATAGCTATAACAAATTTCTTTAATAGGTAAAATCAATATCAAAACTCTTCTATTATTTGCCATAGCTGTTCAGCTTTAATTTTTTAATAACAGATTTATCTGGCTAACACTATTTTAATTTCACTACACTTAAATAATACTTATTTATATAAATAACAAAATAGGTTATTTTTGCACTTTTAAACAACTACTTTAATGGTAGGCTGGTTAAATTAGGGTAGATCTTAGTCAACAATTTGAAAACGACAACAGTTATATTTGGTATTCAGTTTCATGGATAATATAATAATTCAGAACGATTTTAATGAATGTATCAATAGGAGTTTAAACTATGGCAGTAACTAAGCTGGTTCTAGTAAGACACGGCGAAAGCGAATGGAATAAAGAAAACCGGTTCACTGGCTGGACTGATGTTGAACTTTCCGATAAGGGGCGCGAAGAAGCAACAGAGGCAGGCCAGCTATTAAAAAAAGAAGGTTTTATTTTTGACTATGCTTATACATCCGTTTTAAAACGTGCCATTCATACATTGTGGAACATTTTAGATCAAATAGATCAACAGTGGCTTCCCGTTGAAAAAAATTGGCGGCTTAATGAACGTCATTATGGTGCGCTACAAGGTTTAGATAAAGCAGAAACAGCAGCAAAATATGGTGACGATCAAGTTAAACTATGGCGTCGTGGCTTTGAAATTACACCACCAGAATTAACCAAAGATGATTCTCGTTACCCTGGCCATGATCCTCGTTATGCAAATTTGCAACCTTCAGAGCTTCCTGTCACTGAAAGTCTCGCTACCACCATTGAACGTGTTGTCCCTTATTGGGAAGAGGTGATTAAACCTCGAGTTAAAAAAGGCGAAAAAGTCATTATTGCAGCTCACGGTAATTCATTAAGAGCATTAGTCAAACATCTAGATAAGATGAGTGAAGACGAGATCCTTGAACTTAATATTCCAACCGCTGTTCCGCTGGTTTATGAATTTGATGAAAATATGAAACCGATTAAACACTACTATCTTGGTGATCAAGCTGAAATAGCCGCTAAAGCAGCCGCTGTTGCTAATCAAGGTAAAGCAAAATAATTAAATTAAATTTATAAGTATAAGGCCACTTTGTGGCCTTATTAATCATGAATTAGATATGCTTTTTACGACGTATTCGAACAGCTTCAGCTAAACGATATAATAATTTTTTACTATCTTGCCAACCAATACAGGCATCTGTCACACTTTTACCATACTCTAGCGGTTTATTTATACTTATATCTTGATTTCCTTCAACAAGATGACTTTCGACCATTACTCCAATGATTGCTTTTTCACCGTGGCATATTTGATGAGCTACATTTTCAGCCACTTCAAGCTGTTTTTTATATTGTTTACAGCTATTTGCATGACTGAAATCAATCATAATTTGGGCTGACAAGCCTGATTTTTGCAAACTCTCTTTAACAGCTTGGATATCTGATTCACTATAGTTTGGCTTTTTACCACCACGCAAAATAATATGACAATCGAGATTACCGCTAGTATTTACAATTGCTGAGTGACCCCATTTAGTAACCGATAAAAAACAGTGAGTCGCTTTAGCAGCATTAATTGCATCCATAGCCACTTTTATTGTTCCATCGGTACCATTTTTAAAACCTACCGGGCAAGAGAGACCGGATGCTAATTCACGATGAACTTGAGATTCAGTAGTACGTGCGCCAATCGCTCCCCAACTGGTAAGATCTGCCACATATTGAGGTGTGATCATATCAAGAAATTCACCCGCAGTTGGTAAACCTAAATCATTAATTGTTACCAATAAATTACGTGCAATACGCAATCCTTCATTAATATCAAAACTGTTATCCATAAAAGGATCATTAATTAAACCTTTCCAGCCAACAGTTGTACGCGGTTTTTCAAAATAAACCCGCATAACAATTTCTAGTTCATCTTTTAACTCATCATGAATTTTTTTTAGCTTTTGTGCATATTCAATGGCTGCTTTTGGATCGTGAATTGAACATGGACCAATAACAACCAAAAGTCTGTCATCTTTACCAGTTAGAATTTGATGAATTGATTCACGAGCTGTTTGCTCTGTCAAAGCGGCTTTATCTGTTGCCGGAAATTTTTCTAGTAATGCAACTGGCGGTAATAACTCTTTTATCTGTTTAATTCTAATGTCATCATTCTTATAAGTCATCTTTTCTGCTCAATGTATCGCTTTTTAGCCAATATATTCTCTAAAATAAATAAAAGATGAACTCAATTTAACCTCTAGAGATAAAAGTGTAAATATGCACTAATATTTATATTATAAAGATTTAATCAAAATATATAATATGATATAAATTTCTTAATCGTTAATTTTAAAAATATTATACGGTTATACCAATACAAGTAACAATCAATTAGCTAAAAATATCGAACCATTTTCTTTAGCTGACCGACGCCAAAGTCGAAAACCATTGATTGAAATACCGAGTAACATCAAGTATTCAAATGACATTGCTAAAACACCCTGCAAGTAAAAAATGACAACACTAATAATATTGATAATAATCCATAGTAACCAGTTTTCTGCATATTTTCGTGTCATTAGTACCATAGCAATAATCGAGAGTACCATCATTACTGAATCCCAAAAAGGGAATGCATCGGGCTCTATTTGTACAGGTTCAATATGAAAGCCTAATAAATGGGCGATATCCCAAGTAATCTGAGTAAGAAAAATAAACACTTTATCAATGTTAAAACTTAATAGCAGCGTTGAAATAATAGCGATAAATAAAGTTACCACTACTTTTGAAAAACTCATCCAGCGAATCTTAAGCCTTAATTCATGATAAGCATCTACTCGACTCCAAGCGTACCAACCATATGTATTTGCTGCAAAAAAGAAAATTTGTAACAATAAGCTAGCATACAATTGAATTTGAAAAAAAATTACAGCAAATAATGTAACGTTTATTAAACCAAAAAGATAATTAATAATTTTTTCCTGGCTAGCAAGCCAAATACATAAAAATCCGGCTATCGTAGCCACAGCTTCTATATAAGATAAGTTATAACCATTGCTGCCAAGAGCAATATGTACCATAGTATTACTAGTATTGAAAAACTCCATTCCTCTTACCCTATTAACACTTATAATTCAGTCACTTAATGTTAGCAGCAAACGACAACATCCGCTCCAAAGGTTTTAATGCTCTCTCTCTTAATTCACCATTAATAGATATTTCGTGTAATTCACCTTCTTTTTTTAGTCCTTGTTCAATAGTTTTTAAGCTGTTCATTGCCATCCAAGGACAATGTGCACAAGTTCGGCAGAACGCACTTTCACCTGCCGTTGGCGCAATATAAAATGTTTTATCTGGACATGCTTGCTGCATTTTATAAAAAATACCTTTATCTGTTGCCACGATTATTTGCTGATTAGGCAAATTTTGCGCAGCTTGGATCAATTGACCGGTTGAGCCAATTGCATCTGCAAAATCAACAACAGCTGCTGGGGATTCTGGATGCGCTAATATTGCCGCATCAGGATACAACACTTTCATTTTCTTCAAGGCTTGAATTTTGAATTCATCATGTACAATACAAGTAGCTTGCCAGCAAAGAATATCTGCTCTTGTTTTTCTTTGTACATAATTACCTAAATGACGATCCGGTGCCCAGATAATTTTTTGTCCTTGACTATCTAAATAATCAATTAATTCAACTGCAATACTGGAAGTTACAACCCAGTCAGCTCTAGCCTTAACTGCGGCAGAAGTATTGGCATAAACAACCACTGTTCGCTCTGGATGTTGATCACAAAATTCAGCAAATGGCTTTGCGGGACACCCTAAATCTAATGAGCACTCCGCTTTCAATGTTGGCATTAATATTGTTTTTTCAGGATTTAAGATTTTGGCCGTTTCTCCCATAAATCTAACTCCAGCAACAACTAAAGTCGATGCCGGATGTAGTGAGCCAAAACGTGCCATTTCCAGTGAATCAGCTACACAACCACCGGTTTCTTCGGCTATAGCTTGAACGTCAGGATCGGTATAATAATGCGCGACTATAACCGCATTTCTCTTTTCCAACAATAGTTTAATAGATTATTTACAATGTTTTTTTTCACTATCTGTCAAAGGCGCTGACCTAATAGGAAATGGATAGCTAGCTAAATTGAAATCAATAAAATTAGACATTTTTCACTCGTTTGTTTAGTATTTAAATTAAAAATAATCTTTTTTAGCAAAAAAGACTATTTCTTTGCCTCTTTTGTTTCATATACTAAACAAGATAATCAATATTTAAAATTTTGTCGCTTAATTTTTACTATCAAATAGCGCTAGATAATCGATTTATCTATCTGGTTGCATAATAAAAATAAATACTGTTTTTCATCCGCATTCAGTATCCAGATAAGATGAAATTAGCTTTTGGCTGAAATAGTAGCAATATCTTTAGATGCTGGATCGTACAGGATCACTTGGCTTACGACCCCGCCCTGCGGGTCGTTGTGCTGTCTCGCTGCGCTCGACTCGAACCTACACAGCTTCTCATCCTGTACTCGCATTGCGATATATTATTTTTGGTTTTTTGGAAAGCATGAAGATATCTTTAGATGATGGATTGTACAGGATCACCCGGTCTACGGCCCCACCCTGCGGGTCGTTGCGCTTGGCACAAGGCTGTCTCGCTGCGCTCTACTCGAACCTACACAGCTTCTCAACCTGTACTCGCATTGCAATATATTATTTTAGTTTCTTTGCAAAGTAGGAAGAGTTTTTTAGATGGTGGGTCGTACAGGATCACCCGGTCTACGGCCTCGCCCTGCGGGTCGTTGTGCTTGGCACAAGGCTGTCTCGCTGCGCTCGGCTCGAACCTACACAGCTTTTCATCCTGTACTCGCATTGCAATATATTATTTTAGTTTTGTTGGAAAGTAGGAAGAGTTTTTTAGATGGTGGGTCGTACAGGATTCGAACCTGTGACCAATTGATTAAAAGTCAACTGCTCTACCGACTGAGCTAACGACCCATCTGAAGTTACCTGA is a genomic window of Arsenophonus apicola containing:
- a CDS encoding Ig-like domain-containing protein, translated to MNDAKEHDNIVTKESLTSSSQGETSLFPSERLSSGHYPLEMPPSLEIKANSTETINPILPNLGGAETSAEDNTDQALASIASQVGNILANRNAVDASIGYAKNIGEGLVNQRLNDWLSQYGTARVSISSDRTFTGDFLLPVIDSINSLLFTQLGLRTNKDRNTLNLGLGYRQYWGDWMYGINTFYDYDYTGGNARLGLGGEAWTDYLKLAANGYFGLTDWHQSKIFIMDDYDERPATGFDVRAEAYLPTYPKLGGSIKYEKYFGKGVHLGTGVDPDKLKDDPYALTLGINYTPVPLITLKGEHAAGDRNDTMVGMDIIYRFGVPLAQQLDPDAVDVMRSLVGNKYDFVDRNYDIVMQYRKQELINISLPAEMRAEAKETVIVSATINKTKYGLKTINWTVPANFLANGGNYKVISPTQLEIILPAYVYKTQSNAAQEYQISAVGIDNNDNESNRATTIIRVKPSKNVVNDLIVEPNATLPANNQDRFTTTAVITNEHGQPLPQQVITFHVDGLKQSDGQSGTTLFSGTQSASNGKGITATTDSQGKAVIYITSKVAGEGKITATMENGNYKHSALKFSADRNSAEVAKLTVTRDKALADGKEKNTLYALVTDKHGNTVADMPIILTATDGAIIDNSGSANTNQRGELIIGVTNTKAGKSEITAAVNGKEEKQSVTFVTGRPSAEKSLLTAQPATIVANGKAVANLKLELKDAQGNPISGDKVTFSTSLANSHINNINETAKGVYSAELTGTTAGQSTFNVKINGSVLKVKPVTVLLEADRDTMSIKKGNLIILKDNQLADGKAQNQLKAVVTDANGNLVPNVSVVFKADNGAMPASKNVDTNANGEAKFEITNKTAVGSTITASINNSTQQQKVNFVADTSTAVITDSNLLITSDNAPANGIATNGATAKVTDEHGNLVPNVDVAFTVSNGALINTVIGRTGNDGQAKATVTSRKAGAYTVTAKVNNKATHKQTTFIADEKTAQITAGNLLINPNNSPADGKTANVVTAIVTDAEGNQVPNIEVTFAVSGEAKLTQQKVKTDSEGKAITEITSNKAGTYTVTASVNGKGTDKQTTFKADGTTAEITDANLVIKPDNSPANGVATNGVTAIVTDAKGNPVPNTEVIFKVSDDAAISPVKAKTDTKGIVKATITSNKAGTYTVTASVNGKGTDKQTTFKADGTTAEITDANLVIKPDNSPANGVATNGVTAIVTDAKGNWVPNTEVTFAVSGEATIKQQKVKTDSEGKAITEITSNKAGTYTVTASVNGKGTDKQTTFKADGTTAEITDANLVIKPDNSPANGVATNGVTAIVTDAKGNPVPNTEVIFKVSDDAAISPVKAKTDTKGIVKATITSNKAGTYTVTASVNGKGTDKQTTFKADGTTAEITDANLVIKPDNSPANGVATNGVTAIVTDAKGNWVPNTEVTFAVSGEATIKQQKVKTDSEGKAITEITSNKAGTYTVTASVNGKGTDKQTTFKADGTTAEITDANLVIQPDNSPADGKTANVVTARVTDAKGNWVPNTEVTFAVSGEATIKQQKVKTDSEGKAITEITSSKAGTYTVTATVNGKGTDKQTTFKADGTTAEITDANLLIDPDNSPADGKTTNVVTARVTDAKGNWVPDAEVTFTVSGEAKLTQQKVKTDSEGKAITKVTSSKAGAYTVTAKVNDKEVNKPTHFVADSTTAALTQVRLDGDIISKAANGKDTFTFIAVVKDANGNLVPNIEVTWQQDKGSDATLPKPAKSKTDANGEAKIDLTSTTKAVENIQVSAQLSDGKVNKADKTVSFVGDTATAGIQITSLMQKNIVPADDQSEYPFEISVTDSNGNVLKDYAVDVLIPALSINEKLTTDNLGKVKFSPKSAKVGRFDVTVTSSTNQTVSNKFKVEYTITMLSSAN
- the pnuC gene encoding nicotinamide riboside transporter PnuC yields the protein MEFFNTSNTMVHIALGSNGYNLSYIEAVATIAGFLCIWLASQEKIINYLFGLINVTLFAVIFFQIQLYASLLLQIFFFAANTYGWYAWSRVDAYHELRLKIRWMSFSKVVVTLFIAIISTLLLSFNIDKVFIFLTQITWDIAHLLGFHIEPVQIEPDAFPFWDSVMMVLSIIAMVLMTRKYAENWLLWIIINIISVVIFYLQGVLAMSFEYLMLLGISINGFRLWRRSAKENGSIFLAN
- the gpmA gene encoding 2,3-diphosphoglycerate-dependent phosphoglycerate mutase codes for the protein MAVTKLVLVRHGESEWNKENRFTGWTDVELSDKGREEATEAGQLLKKEGFIFDYAYTSVLKRAIHTLWNILDQIDQQWLPVEKNWRLNERHYGALQGLDKAETAAKYGDDQVKLWRRGFEITPPELTKDDSRYPGHDPRYANLQPSELPVTESLATTIERVVPYWEEVIKPRVKKGEKVIIAAHGNSLRALVKHLDKMSEDEILELNIPTAVPLVYEFDENMKPIKHYYLGDQAEIAAKAAAVANQGKAK
- the aroG gene encoding 3-deoxy-7-phosphoheptulonate synthase AroG; amino-acid sequence: MTYKNDDIRIKQIKELLPPVALLEKFPATDKAALTEQTARESIHQILTGKDDRLLVVIGPCSIHDPKAAIEYAQKLKKIHDELKDELEIVMRVYFEKPRTTVGWKGLINDPFMDNSFDINEGLRIARNLLVTINDLGLPTAGEFLDMITPQYVADLTSWGAIGARTTESQVHRELASGLSCPVGFKNGTDGTIKVAMDAINAAKATHCFLSVTKWGHSAIVNTSGNLDCHIILRGGKKPNYSESDIQAVKESLQKSGLSAQIMIDFSHANSCKQYKKQLEVAENVAHQICHGEKAIIGVMVESHLVEGNQDISINKPLEYGKSVTDACIGWQDSKKLLYRLAEAVRIRRKKHI